The following proteins are encoded in a genomic region of Corylus avellana chromosome ca4, CavTom2PMs-1.0:
- the LOC132179530 gene encoding uncharacterized protein LOC132179530, whose amino-acid sequence MGPIVLTQLATGLSVLAGAVLVKSVMDQKPMAGPFPRCPSCNGTGRVTCLCSRWSDGDVGCRACAGSGRMGCRSCGGTGTGRPLPAQLIVRPPNRPS is encoded by the coding sequence ATGGGTCCGATCGTGTTGACTCAGCTGGCGACGGGTCTGAGCGTGCTGGCCGGGGCGGTCCTCGTCAAGTCCGTCATGGACCAGAAGCCCATGGCCGGGCCGTTCCCGAGGTGCCCCAGTTGCAACGGGACGGGACGGGTCACTTGCCTCTGCTCCCGCTGGTCCGACGGCGATGTCGGGTGCCGGGCATGCGCCGGGTCGGGTCGCATGGGGTGTAGAAGCTGTGGGGGAACCGGTACCGGCCGGCCCTTACCAGCCCAACTCATCGTACGGCCTCCGAACCGTCCTTCTTAA
- the LOC132177762 gene encoding alpha-ketoglutarate-dependent dioxygenase alkB yields MYGSATVLDDSERTAFRKAEKKYKLYYDDTSKSSKKRRQPKQVDLSEVLDFKSVLESYRQNGVLPPGVVALHSDSDRPLFCLESRPGFYFVPEALSIEEQCQWIRESLTTFPQPPNRTNHNAFYGPVHDLFVAAKEKKVLVEEASVLTSLESECNPSASNGDVHKWKFCEEHEVSSRGNTCKSISSSVLLRKLRWSTLGLQFDWSKRNYNVSLPHNKIPDDLYQLAKRMAAPAMPKGEEFHPEAAIVNYFGMADTLGGHLDDMEADWSKPIVSLSLGCKAIFLLGGKSREDPPLAMFLRSGDIVLMAGEARECFHGVPRIFTDKEHAEIVPIESQFSVEDDICFLEYIRTSRININIRQVF; encoded by the exons ATGTACGGATCGGCGACAGTCCTCGACGACTCTGAGCGAACAGCTTTCAGAAAAGCGGAGAAGAAGTACAAGCTATACTACGACGACACCTCCAAATCCTCCAAAAA GAGAAGACAACCAAAACAAGTGGATTTATCGGAGGTCCTCGATTTCAAGTCCGTTCTTGAATCTTACCGTCAGAACGGTGTCCTTCCTCCAGGAGTCGTCGCTCTTCATAGCGATTCCGATCGTCCCCTGTTCTGCTTGGAAAGTCGCCCTG GGTTTTATTTCGTTCCTGAAGCCTTGAGTATAGAAGAACAATGCCAATGGATAAGGGAGAGCTTAACCACTTTTCCTCAGCCTCCGAACAGAACGAATCACAATGCGTTTTATGGGCCAGTACATGACTTGTTTGTTgctgcaaaagaaaagaaagtattgGTTGAAGAAGCGAGTGTTCTGACTAGTTTGGAGTCTGAATGTAATCCTTCCGCCAGCAATGGAGATGTCCACAAATGGAAGTTTTGCGAAGAACATGAAGTGTCTTCACGGGGGAACACGTGCAAATCAATTTCGTCCTCTGTTCTTTTGCGGAAGTTACGTTGGAGCACCCTTGGCTTGCAATTTGACTGGTCCAAG CGGAACTACAATGTCTCTCTCCCACATAACAAGATCCCTGATGACCTCTATCAACTGGCTAAAAGAATGGCTGCACCTGCAATGCCTAAGGGGGAAGAGTTCCATCCAGAAGCCGCAATAGTCAACTACTTTGGGATGG CTGATACACTTGGGGGCCACCTTGATGACATGGAAGCTGATTGGAGTAAACCTATCGTAAGCTTGAG TTTGGGCTGCAAAGCTATTTTCCTTTTGGGAGGAAAGTCTAGAGAGGATCCTCCATTAGCAATGTTCCTTCGGAGTGGTGATATTGTTCTTATGGCTGGAGAGGCAAGAGAATGCTTTCATG GCGTGCCCAGAATCTTCACAGACAAAGAACATGCTGAAATTGTCCCGATTGAGTCACAATTTTCAGTTGAAGATGATATTTGTTTCTTAGAATATATCAGAACTTCAAGAATCAACATAAATATCAGACAAGTCTTTTGA